The Candidatus Acidiferrales bacterium genome contains a region encoding:
- the msrP gene encoding protein-methionine-sulfoxide reductase catalytic subunit MsrP, translating to MDKNVPQLSYSEVTPKGVYTNRRNFLFGLAATGAAVSGWKSFSQWMSGPATGSVPVQLSGFTKWAGSTTEPVTPEKDVTTYNNFYEFGTDKGDPSVNARNFRTTPWTVSIEGEVKKPLKLNMNDIMKIAPLEERIYRHRCVEAWSIVVPWIGYSLSNLMKVAEPTPKARYVAFESYYNVSQMPEGPSAGIPLPYVEGLRMDEAMNPLALLCVGMYGETLPNQDGAPVRVVIPWKYGFKSAKSLVKIRFVKNQPSTTWNMSAPFEYGFYANVNPHVDHPRWSQATERRLGDFFRRATLMFNGYSDQVASMYTGMDLRKNF from the coding sequence ATGGATAAGAACGTGCCGCAATTATCGTACTCGGAGGTGACGCCGAAGGGCGTCTACACGAACCGGCGAAATTTTCTTTTTGGGCTGGCAGCCACAGGAGCCGCGGTCAGCGGATGGAAGAGCTTTTCGCAGTGGATGAGCGGACCGGCGACAGGGTCTGTGCCGGTGCAACTGAGCGGGTTCACGAAATGGGCGGGCAGCACGACGGAGCCCGTCACGCCGGAAAAAGACGTCACCACCTACAACAACTTCTATGAATTCGGCACGGACAAGGGAGATCCATCGGTCAACGCCAGGAATTTCCGCACGACGCCGTGGACCGTATCCATCGAAGGCGAAGTGAAAAAACCGCTCAAGCTGAACATGAACGACATCATGAAAATCGCGCCGCTGGAAGAGCGCATTTACCGGCATCGCTGCGTGGAGGCATGGTCGATCGTGGTGCCGTGGATCGGATATTCACTAAGCAATCTGATGAAGGTGGCGGAACCGACGCCGAAGGCGCGCTACGTGGCGTTCGAGAGCTATTACAACGTCAGCCAAATGCCGGAAGGCCCCAGCGCGGGAATTCCCCTCCCTTACGTCGAAGGCTTGCGCATGGATGAGGCAATGAATCCGCTGGCGCTATTGTGCGTCGGAATGTACGGCGAGACGCTGCCAAATCAAGACGGAGCGCCGGTGCGCGTCGTGATTCCGTGGAAATACGGCTTCAAGAGCGCGAAGTCGCTAGTGAAAATCCGTTTTGTGAAAAACCAGCCATCGACAACGTGGAATATGTCTGCTCCGTTCGAATACGGTTTTTATGCCAACGTGAATCCGCACGTTGATCATCCGCGCTGGAGCCAGGCGACCGAACGGCGACTGGGCGATTTTTTCCGGCGTGCGACGCTGATGTTCAATGGATATTCCGACCAGGTCGCCAGCATGTACACGGGCATGGACCTGCGCAAGAATTTTTAA
- a CDS encoding M20/M25/M40 family metallo-hydrolase, translating into MRKIGIAFLALLSIFAVLPATAQAPSQADLNAIYTIKDIGFNHSQVMNIESYLTDVYGPRLTNSPNMRAAAQWTEDQMKQWGLANVHTEPWHFGRGWSNENFSAMMISPRPYILIAYPLAWTPGTNGPVTAPAVLAVINNEQDLEKYRGQLKGKFVLTQVPPEDPLHFDPQAERYTDAQLAEIAAEPVPGERNTDRFAQFRAMRALREKLQAFLAAEGAAGWIQASRGDDGTVFVQSGGSYDPSGPASLPTVAMASECYGRIYRLLEKKIPVTLQINIANKFYDDDLNSFNIVGEIPGTDKASEVVMIGGHFDSWHSGTGATDNGAGSAVMLEAMRILKESGLKMRRTVRIGLWTGEEEGLLGSRAYVKDHFGDPTTMRLKPEQQTLDAYYNIDNGSGKIRGVYLQGNEAVAPLFAEWMKPFNNLGMTTLTIRNTGGTDHLSFNAVGIPGFQFIQDPLEYETRTHHSNMDVYERISEPDMKQIAVIVASFVYLTANRDEMIPRKPLPPPSTSPF; encoded by the coding sequence GTGCGAAAGATCGGAATTGCTTTCCTCGCGTTGCTGAGCATCTTTGCGGTCCTGCCGGCCACGGCGCAAGCGCCGTCGCAGGCCGACCTGAACGCTATTTACACCATCAAGGACATCGGCTTCAATCATTCACAGGTGATGAACATCGAGAGCTACCTCACCGATGTCTATGGCCCGCGGCTCACGAATTCTCCGAACATGCGCGCCGCCGCGCAGTGGACAGAAGATCAGATGAAGCAATGGGGGCTGGCGAATGTGCACACAGAGCCGTGGCATTTCGGGCGCGGATGGTCGAACGAAAATTTTTCGGCGATGATGATTTCGCCGCGGCCTTATATTTTGATTGCGTATCCGCTCGCGTGGACTCCGGGGACGAATGGGCCGGTCACCGCGCCGGCCGTGCTTGCCGTCATCAATAACGAGCAGGACCTCGAGAAATATCGCGGGCAGCTCAAGGGGAAATTTGTGCTGACGCAAGTGCCACCTGAAGATCCGCTGCATTTCGACCCACAAGCGGAACGTTATACAGACGCGCAACTCGCCGAGATCGCCGCCGAGCCAGTGCCGGGCGAACGAAACACGGACCGCTTCGCGCAATTTCGCGCCATGCGGGCACTACGCGAAAAATTGCAGGCGTTTTTGGCCGCCGAAGGTGCCGCGGGATGGATACAAGCTTCGCGCGGCGACGATGGCACGGTTTTCGTCCAGTCCGGCGGGTCCTATGATCCGAGCGGTCCGGCATCGCTGCCCACCGTAGCGATGGCCAGCGAATGCTACGGACGCATCTACCGCCTGCTGGAAAAGAAAATCCCCGTGACGCTGCAAATCAACATCGCCAACAAGTTTTACGACGACGATCTGAATTCCTTCAACATCGTCGGCGAGATTCCCGGCACGGACAAAGCCAGTGAAGTGGTGATGATCGGCGGACACTTCGATTCGTGGCATTCGGGCACGGGCGCGACGGACAACGGCGCGGGCTCGGCGGTGATGCTTGAAGCGATGCGGATTCTCAAAGAAAGCGGCTTGAAAATGCGCCGCACGGTGCGAATCGGCCTGTGGACTGGAGAAGAAGAAGGCCTGCTCGGCTCGCGCGCGTATGTGAAGGATCATTTCGGCGATCCCACGACGATGCGACTCAAGCCTGAGCAGCAAACACTCGATGCCTACTACAACATTGACAACGGTTCGGGGAAAATCCGCGGCGTTTATTTGCAGGGCAACGAAGCCGTCGCGCCGCTTTTCGCCGAGTGGATGAAACCGTTCAACAATCTCGGCATGACCACGCTGACGATTCGCAATACCGGCGGGACCGATCACCTTTCGTTCAACGCCGTCGGGATTCCGGGTTTTCAGTTCATTCAGGATCCCTTGGAATACGAAACGCGGACGCATCATTCGAACATGGACGTTTATGAGCGCATCTCCGAGCCGGACATGAAGCAGATTGCGGTGATCGTGGCGTCGTTCGTGTATCTGACGGCCAATCGCGACGAGATGATTCCGCGGAAACCGCTGCCGCCACCTTCGACGAGCCCGTTCTGA
- a CDS encoding winged helix-turn-helix domain-containing protein: MSLSSPQRIARFGVFEADLRLEELRKRGSKIKIQELPFHVLAMLLERPGEIVTRQELQKRIWPSDTFVDFEDGLNTAIRKLRESLGDDAENPRFVETVPRRGYRFIAPVTVEPTGDPPASPVSAMPQRTAGGSATKSKIHDRVFAVVIVVICAGLVLGWLYWRHRAANPPVAEQRIRSLAVLPFENLSGDPGQDYFADGMTDELTTDIAQLGFLRVTSRSSVMQYKGKDQPIAEIRRQLNVDAVVEGSVARSGDLVRINAQLVETADDRHIWAQSFERDARDIVALQDDVARAVAQTIQLVLQPGEQARLENARPVSVQAYEAYLRGLSAQNRRTADSLNKGVEYFTQATTLDPAFAPAYAGLANSFDLLSDYGVVPGRDAIPKAKTAAQRALALDDSLASAHAALAFALWHYDWDWKTADAEFLRALALNPNDAHAHHWYGLFLAAKRDFSGASRQLQIAGELNPLSLIIQTNVGWVHYYQHDFARSEAEFLKVLEQDSNFTSASTKLWLAYACDGKHPQALQALENDLRSQGQIARIAIIEKANRTGGFDASVQALIDTMHEEAEPGTINPYHLAMLNALIGKKQEALAQLRKADEDRNDWLVYIGIDPAFDSLRSDPEFQKIVADVHIPVAPGSH, translated from the coding sequence ATGTCTCTCTCATCGCCTCAGAGGATTGCTCGATTCGGCGTTTTCGAAGCAGATTTGCGCCTCGAGGAACTCCGCAAGCGCGGCTCCAAAATCAAAATTCAGGAGCTGCCCTTCCACGTTCTCGCCATGCTTCTCGAAAGACCCGGCGAGATCGTCACGCGCCAGGAACTTCAGAAGCGCATCTGGCCCTCCGATACGTTCGTCGACTTTGAAGACGGTCTGAACACCGCCATCCGCAAGCTGCGCGAATCGCTCGGAGACGATGCCGAAAATCCTCGTTTTGTGGAGACGGTTCCTCGCCGCGGGTACCGTTTTATCGCGCCGGTCACGGTCGAGCCGACTGGCGACCCACCGGCGAGTCCAGTTTCCGCTATGCCGCAGCGAACCGCTGGAGGTTCGGCAACCAAGTCGAAAATTCACGACCGGGTTTTCGCTGTTGTCATCGTCGTGATTTGCGCGGGCCTCGTTTTGGGATGGCTTTACTGGCGTCATCGCGCCGCGAATCCTCCGGTCGCAGAACAACGCATTCGCTCTTTGGCCGTGCTTCCTTTCGAAAATCTTTCCGGAGATCCGGGCCAGGATTATTTCGCCGATGGCATGACCGACGAGCTGACCACCGACATCGCCCAGCTCGGTTTCCTGCGCGTCACATCCCGCAGCTCGGTCATGCAGTACAAAGGTAAAGATCAGCCCATCGCCGAGATCCGCCGGCAGTTGAATGTGGATGCCGTCGTGGAAGGCTCCGTCGCGCGCTCCGGCGATCTCGTGCGCATAAACGCCCAGCTCGTGGAAACCGCCGATGATCGTCACATCTGGGCACAGAGTTTTGAGCGCGACGCGCGCGACATTGTCGCTTTGCAGGACGACGTCGCCCGCGCCGTGGCCCAGACCATCCAGCTCGTCTTGCAGCCGGGAGAGCAAGCGCGCCTCGAAAACGCCCGGCCTGTCAGCGTCCAGGCTTACGAAGCCTACCTTCGCGGCCTCAGCGCGCAAAACCGGCGCACGGCAGACTCTCTGAACAAGGGCGTCGAGTATTTCACGCAAGCCACCACGCTGGATCCGGCCTTCGCGCCCGCGTACGCCGGGCTGGCCAATAGCTTCGATCTGTTGAGCGATTACGGCGTCGTACCCGGCCGCGACGCCATACCCAAAGCCAAGACCGCTGCACAACGCGCTCTCGCGCTCGATGATTCGTTGGCTTCCGCCCATGCCGCCTTGGCATTCGCTCTCTGGCATTACGATTGGGACTGGAAAACTGCCGATGCCGAATTTCTGCGCGCTCTGGCGCTCAATCCCAATGACGCTCATGCACACCACTGGTACGGCTTGTTTCTCGCCGCGAAGCGCGATTTCTCCGGAGCGTCGCGGCAATTGCAAATCGCCGGGGAATTGAATCCGCTGTCGCTCATTATTCAAACGAATGTCGGATGGGTGCACTACTATCAGCACGATTTCGCCAGATCCGAAGCGGAGTTTCTCAAGGTCTTGGAGCAGGACTCTAATTTCACGTCGGCAAGCACCAAGCTCTGGCTCGCCTATGCCTGCGATGGCAAGCATCCGCAGGCGCTTCAGGCTCTCGAAAACGATTTACGCAGCCAGGGCCAAATTGCTCGCATCGCCATCATCGAGAAAGCGAATCGCACCGGCGGTTTCGACGCGTCTGTTCAGGCTTTGATCGACACCATGCACGAAGAGGCCGAGCCCGGAACGATCAATCCCTACCATTTGGCCATGTTGAATGCGCTTATCGGGAAAAAGCAGGAAGCTCTGGCTCAACTGCGAAAAGCGGACGAGGATCGCAATGACTGGCTGGTCTATATCGGCATAGACCCGGCCTTCGATTCGCTTCGTTCCGATCCCGAATTTCAGAAAATCGTCGCTGATGTCCACATTCCTGTGGCTCCGGGCTCGCACTGA
- the ispG gene encoding flavodoxin-dependent (E)-4-hydroxy-3-methylbut-2-enyl-diphosphate synthase, producing the protein MQPAIAQRHKTVGVKVGKVQVGGGAPVVVQSMTNTDTADVESTVRQYLELAQAGSEIVRVTVNVPEAAAAVAEIKRRVLDAGCDTPLIGDFHYNGHVLLTKYPDCAKALDKYRINPGNVGKGARRDEQFSTICKVAVDNGKPVRIGVNGGSLNQELVMQKMQENTDRNLGLASEDIINECMVISALQSTELALACGLRKDQIIISCKVSRPRDLVSIYRELARKTDQPLHLGLTEAGMGAKGLVWSASSMAILLSEGIGDTVRVSLTPRPGGDRRDEVYAACELLQALGLRSFAPSVTACPGCGRTTSSTFQELAERTQQYIRDKMPEWKSQYEGVEELKLAVMGCIVNGPGESRAANIGISLPGTGEEPSCPVYIDGEKSVTLKGTYDELAAAFRKLLDDYVAAKYPRRAPGSAAPPPPSRPLRVLA; encoded by the coding sequence ATGCAACCAGCAATCGCGCAGCGGCACAAAACGGTCGGCGTAAAGGTCGGCAAAGTCCAGGTCGGCGGCGGCGCGCCCGTCGTCGTGCAATCGATGACCAACACGGACACGGCAGACGTCGAGAGCACCGTCCGGCAATATCTTGAACTCGCGCAAGCTGGCTCGGAAATCGTGCGCGTCACAGTCAACGTTCCTGAAGCCGCTGCGGCCGTCGCCGAAATCAAACGTCGTGTGCTCGATGCCGGCTGCGACACGCCGCTCATCGGCGATTTTCACTACAACGGCCACGTTCTGCTCACGAAATATCCCGACTGCGCCAAGGCCCTCGACAAATACCGCATCAATCCCGGCAACGTCGGCAAAGGCGCGCGCCGCGACGAACAGTTCTCTACCATTTGCAAAGTCGCCGTCGACAACGGCAAGCCCGTGCGCATCGGCGTCAACGGCGGCTCGCTCAATCAAGAGCTCGTCATGCAGAAAATGCAGGAGAATACCGACCGCAATCTCGGCCTCGCCTCCGAAGACATCATCAACGAATGCATGGTCATCTCCGCTCTGCAATCCACGGAACTCGCGCTCGCTTGCGGTCTGCGCAAGGATCAAATCATTATTTCCTGCAAAGTTTCCCGTCCGCGCGATCTTGTCAGCATTTATCGCGAACTCGCGCGCAAAACCGATCAGCCGCTGCATCTCGGCCTCACCGAAGCCGGCATGGGCGCGAAGGGACTCGTCTGGTCCGCGTCCTCCATGGCGATTTTGCTCAGCGAAGGCATCGGCGACACCGTGCGCGTCTCGCTCACTCCGCGCCCCGGCGGCGACCGCCGCGACGAAGTCTACGCCGCCTGCGAATTGCTTCAGGCTCTCGGCCTGCGCTCCTTCGCGCCGAGCGTCACCGCATGCCCCGGCTGCGGACGCACCACCAGCTCCACATTCCAGGAATTGGCCGAGCGCACCCAGCAATACATTCGCGACAAAATGCCCGAATGGAAGTCGCAGTATGAAGGCGTCGAGGAACTGAAGCTCGCGGTGATGGGCTGTATCGTCAACGGCCCGGGCGAATCCCGCGCCGCCAACATCGGCATCAGCCTCCCCGGCACCGGCGAAGAACCAAGCTGCCCCGTTTACATCGACGGCGAAAAATCCGTCACGCTGAAAGGCACGTACGACGAACTCGCCGCCGCTTTCCGCAAATTGCTCGATGATTACGTCGCCGCAAAATATCCCCGCCGCGCCCCCGGCTCCGCCGCGCCTCCGCCTCCATCGCGTCCCCTCCGCGTCCTGGCGTAA
- a CDS encoding protein-methionine-sulfoxide reductase heme-binding subunit MsrQ, producing MKRALNSILTSKWTKVVVFLLCLVPLGVLLWKGYQDDLTANPIEFVEHWTGDWTIRFLIITLCVTPLRKMLHLPLLIRFRRMLGLFAFFYVCLHFLSWVVLDHFFNLHEMWTDVLKRRYITVGFTGFVLLLPLAITSTAGWIRRLGGKQWQLLHRAIYFAAIAGVIHYYWLVKSDETKPLQYAWMVGTLLAWRIGYWIYSRRQRSGVRTLPSKEPPTAEMA from the coding sequence GTGAAGCGCGCGCTGAATTCCATCCTGACGAGCAAATGGACGAAAGTGGTTGTGTTTCTCCTTTGCCTCGTGCCGCTGGGAGTTCTCCTGTGGAAGGGCTATCAGGATGACCTGACGGCCAATCCCATCGAATTTGTCGAGCACTGGACCGGCGACTGGACGATCCGTTTCCTGATCATCACTTTGTGCGTTACGCCGCTGCGAAAAATGCTGCACCTGCCGCTGCTGATTCGCTTCCGGCGAATGCTGGGATTGTTTGCGTTTTTCTATGTGTGTCTGCACTTCCTGTCATGGGTCGTGCTGGACCATTTTTTCAATCTTCATGAGATGTGGACGGACGTCCTGAAGCGCCGCTACATCACCGTCGGTTTTACGGGATTTGTGCTGCTGCTTCCGCTGGCGATCACTTCGACGGCCGGATGGATCCGGCGCCTCGGCGGAAAACAATGGCAATTGCTGCATCGCGCGATTTATTTCGCGGCTATCGCCGGCGTGATTCATTATTACTGGCTGGTGAAATCGGACGAAACCAAACCGTTGCAATACGCCTGGATGGTCGGGACTCTGCTTGCGTGGCGCATCGGTTACTGGATTTACAGCCGACGGCAGCGCTCGGGAGTACGGACTCTGCCAAGCAAAGAACCCCCTACTGCAGAAATGGCCTGA